GAAGTTGGTTTTATTACTGGATTTTTATATGGAATTATAACCTTAATACTAGATCCATACATACTTCATCCTATACAAGTTATATTTGACTACCCTCTGCCATTTATGGCCTTAGGTATAGCAGGATATTTTAGGAACAGAAAAATTGTAGGTACATTTCTAGCTATTTTGGGAAGATTTATATGTCACTTTATATCTGGAGTAATCTTTTTCGGAAGCTTTGCACCCAAAGGAATGTCTCCTGCAATTTATTCTCTCACCTTAAATGGCATATTCATAGCTGTTGAAGGTGCAATATGTATTGCAATAATGATAGTACTTCCCGTAAAACATTTAGAAACAATTATAAATAAAAAAATGATATCTAATTGAGCTAACAAGGCTAATAGCTCTAAGGCCATTAGCCTTGAAATTAAATTTTAAATTTCTGCACCATTTCATTGAGACTTTGAGAAAGTTCTGCCTGATTTTGTGCAACTACAGCTACCTGTCTTATTTCTTCAGTTGTCTCATCTAACCTGGATTTTATAGTTTCTGCATTTTCACTAGATTGCTCGGCAATTTGTGACATATTCTGCATTGCTTGATTCACTTGATTCACTGCTGCGGTAATCTCTTCAGACATAGCTGCTATATCCAATGACATGGTGCTTAAAAAACTTGAATCATTTTGGTATTGATCTCCCATGATTCCAAACTCTTCTAATCTGCCATGAATGTTTTCGTTTATAAATCTTAATACTTCATTGCCATTTTCGGATAAATTTTTAAATGCATTTTCAGCCTTTATAACAGTATCCTTTATATTTGTTACAGATTTAGAGGATTGTTCTGCAAGCTTTTTCACCTCTTCTGCCACTACAGCAAATCCTCGGCCCTGTTTACCTGCTCTGGCTGCTTCTATGGCAGCATTTAATGCCAATAAATTTGTTTGCTCTGCTATATCCGAAATAGTGTCTGCCATAACTTTTATATTGTCAACTACAGTTCCTTCTTTAATTGCCTGCAGCATATTATTTTTCTTCTTGAAATATAAATCTTTAGATTCTTTGATGGCTTGTTTCCCTTTTTGCTGAACCAAAGCTGCCCTTTTTTTAGATTCATTTGCATTATTACTTCCCTTCTCTGCTTTTTCAGATAGTTCATTGATACCTGAGTTAACTTCTTCTACAGAAGATGTTATTTCCTCTGAGGAGGAACTTGTGTCCTGAATTCCAACAATTATATTATTTAATGAATTATCTATTTTTTCAATTTTTATAGACAATTCTTCTACGGTTGCAAAAAGTTCTTCACTAGATGCACTAATTTCCTGAGAATTTGCCATAATATCCTTGATAAGACTATCTACATTTAAAAGAGCAGTATTTAAAGCTACTCCTGTTTTACCGAATTCATCACTTCTCGTAATAACAATGGGAGCAGAAAAATCGTACAAAGCAAGTTTTTCTGCAAAGGATTTTATTTTCATCAAAGGAATGTTTATATCCTTTGAAATAATAAGTCCAAGCACCACTGCAAGCAGTAATCCTCCAATCATAAATACGAGCATAATTTTATTGTTTTCTAAATATAAGGAATTATTTTTTAAATTTGCTTCTTCCGCACTTTTCACCTGTTTATTCATTAATTTATCAACATTTCCCACCATTATTTCTCTAAGAGTTAGTATCTTATTATACTCTTTAATTGCTTCATCAAAATTTTCATTATTAATAAAATTAATAATATTATTTATTATATTTTTATATTCATTAAACTGGCTTCTATAGGTTGGCCATATTTGCTTTTCAACATTATTCATAACAAACTTTTCATAGTCAAGCATATTTTTCTCATTTAACGCCATATCACTTTTTATATTCTTCTCCAGTTCACTCCTTTTAGAAGAATCCTTTTCATAGATGAGTTGAAAAATATCACTTTTAATTTCAGTGAAATTTTGTTTCATATTTGTTAACATATAGATTCTCTTCAATTTGTTATTATACATATCATCAGAATTTGAACTTATGGTTTTCAACGACATCATTCCTATAACTCCAACTACTGTAATCAATATAGCAACAATGGCAAAGGATAAAATTAACTTTACTTTCACCTTCGTGTTTTTTAGAAAATTCATATTGATTTTCCTCCTCTGTGGTGTGAATCTGTCAATTTGTAATAATTAACTTATCCTTATAGATTATGTTCAACTTTAATATAGGGTGTAATATTAAGAACATATTTTTAATACTTCATTTATCATATTTTTTCTTATCCCTTTTAAAAACTTTTCTTCTCTCAATGAATTCTTTAGAAAGTTCCATAAGAAAACCAGTTTTACGTTCTTTTGCATTAAATTTATCCTTCAATTCACCGTGTTTTTTAATTTTTATGTAGTATTTCATAATTGTGTATGCTGCTGAATAAAAGGCAATAATTATAATGCCTGCTATGAGACCTGATGCCTGGCCAGGAATAAAAGGCATGCTTAAAATGATAACAATAAGACTTATAACAGTAATCCATGAAATATAGCTGTACTGTTTTTTTTCTATAACATACACATGATTTTTACGCATCCGAATTTGTGAAGCTACAATCATTACATATGTAAAAAGCAGAGAAAATCCTCCACAGCTCACTAAAAATAAATACACCCTTGGAAATAAAAGCCCCAGCATCAATCCTAAAAACATAGCTGCACCAGAAAACGCCATACCTTTGTAGGGAATATTTGTGTTATCCTTTAGCCATCTGGGAGCATAAGCTTCATCTGCAAGAGAGCGAATCATCCTTCCTATACCAAACATAGCCGCCAGCATTGTAGAAAGTATTGCTATAACCATTACTATATTTATCACATTTCCAGTCCAGTTCATTCCCCATCTGTTAAGCGCAGCTACCATAGGACTTACATTTTCACCAAGAATATCAGTAGGAATTAACAAAAGAACTGCATAAATGGAAGCTAT
This window of the Clostridium kluyveri DSM 555 genome carries:
- the thiT gene encoding energy-coupled thiamine transporter ThiT, which encodes MSLIKNFTEILSHPTSIFALIAVIIFILFWAKVKNVKFTTQLVTQIGIALALATILKIFRIYHLPQGGSVTLGSMVPILLMALLYGPEVGFITGFLYGIITLILDPYILHPIQVIFDYPLPFMALGIAGYFRNRKIVGTFLAILGRFICHFISGVIFFGSFAPKGMSPAIYSLTLNGIFIAVEGAICIAIMIVLPVKHLETIINKKMISN
- a CDS encoding methyl-accepting chemotaxis protein — encoded protein: MNFLKNTKVKVKLILSFAIVAILITVVGVIGMMSLKTISSNSDDMYNNKLKRIYMLTNMKQNFTEIKSDIFQLIYEKDSSKRSELEKNIKSDMALNEKNMLDYEKFVMNNVEKQIWPTYRSQFNEYKNIINNIINFINNENFDEAIKEYNKILTLREIMVGNVDKLMNKQVKSAEEANLKNNSLYLENNKIMLVFMIGGLLLAVVLGLIISKDINIPLMKIKSFAEKLALYDFSAPIVITRSDEFGKTGVALNTALLNVDSLIKDIMANSQEISASSEELFATVEELSIKIEKIDNSLNNIIVGIQDTSSSSEEITSSVEEVNSGINELSEKAEKGSNNANESKKRAALVQQKGKQAIKESKDLYFKKKNNMLQAIKEGTVVDNIKVMADTISDIAEQTNLLALNAAIEAARAGKQGRGFAVVAEEVKKLAEQSSKSVTNIKDTVIKAENAFKNLSENGNEVLRFINENIHGRLEEFGIMGDQYQNDSSFLSTMSLDIAAMSEEITAAVNQVNQAMQNMSQIAEQSSENAETIKSRLDETTEEIRQVAVVAQNQAELSQSLNEMVQKFKI